One region of Pseudomonas sp. B21-040 genomic DNA includes:
- a CDS encoding NorM family multidrug efflux MATE transporter: MKHPARIELGAILRLAGPLIASQLAHMLMVLTDTLMMARLSPEALAGGSLGAASYSFVSIFCIGVIAAVGTLVAIRQGAGDIIGAARLTQAGMWLAWLMALVAGLLLWNLKPVLLLFGQTESNVHAAGQFLLILPFALPGYLSFMALRGFTSAIGRATPVMVISLGGTVANFLLNYALITGMFGLPKLGLMGIGLVTAIVANLMAVALAVHIRRHPAYDAYPLRQGLSRPNRRYLKELWRLGLPIGGTYAVEVGLFAFAALCMGTMGSTQLAAHQIALQIVSVAFMIPAGISYAITMRIGQHYGAGQLLDARLAGRVGIAFGAAAMLGFAMVFWFLPNQLVGLFLDQNDPAFRDVINLAVSLLAVAAWFELFDGTQTIAMGCIRGLKDAKTTFLVGLGCYWLIGAPAAWWMAFHVHWGPTGVWWGLALGLAFAAVSLTLAFEWKMKRMIRQEPSSHQRFEIPQPD, encoded by the coding sequence ATGAAGCATCCAGCGCGTATTGAACTCGGGGCCATCCTGCGGCTGGCGGGGCCGCTGATTGCCTCGCAGTTGGCGCACATGCTGATGGTCCTCACCGACACCTTGATGATGGCGCGCCTGAGTCCCGAGGCATTGGCCGGTGGCAGTCTGGGGGCAGCGAGCTATTCGTTCGTGTCGATTTTCTGCATCGGCGTGATTGCCGCCGTCGGCACCCTGGTGGCGATTCGTCAGGGCGCAGGCGACATCATCGGCGCTGCGCGGCTGACCCAGGCCGGAATGTGGCTGGCGTGGTTGATGGCACTGGTGGCCGGGCTGCTGCTGTGGAATCTCAAACCTGTGCTGTTGCTGTTTGGCCAGACCGAGTCCAACGTCCACGCGGCCGGGCAGTTTCTGCTGATCCTGCCGTTCGCCCTGCCCGGTTACCTGAGCTTCATGGCCCTGCGCGGTTTCACCAGCGCCATTGGCCGGGCGACGCCGGTCATGGTGATCAGCCTCGGCGGTACGGTGGCGAACTTCCTGCTCAACTACGCCTTGATCACCGGCATGTTCGGCCTGCCGAAACTCGGGCTGATGGGTATCGGGCTGGTGACAGCGATTGTTGCCAACCTGATGGCCGTGGCGCTGGCGGTGCACATCCGCCGGCACCCGGCGTATGACGCCTACCCCTTGCGCCAGGGCCTGTCGCGACCTAACCGTCGGTATTTGAAGGAGCTGTGGCGCCTCGGCCTGCCGATTGGCGGCACATATGCGGTGGAGGTCGGGCTGTTTGCGTTCGCCGCGCTGTGCATGGGCACCATGGGCAGCACGCAGTTGGCGGCGCACCAGATCGCCCTGCAGATCGTGTCGGTCGCGTTCATGATTCCGGCCGGGATTTCCTACGCGATCACCATGCGCATCGGCCAACACTACGGCGCCGGGCAGTTACTGGATGCGCGGCTGGCGGGCCGGGTCGGGATTGCTTTCGGCGCGGCTGCGATGCTCGGTTTCGCCATGGTCTTCTGGTTCCTGCCGAACCAGTTGGTCGGCCTGTTCCTGGACCAGAACGACCCGGCCTTTCGCGACGTTATCAACCTGGCTGTGAGCCTGCTGGCGGTGGCGGCCTGGTTTGAGCTGTTCGACGGCACACAGACCATCGCCATGGGCTGCATACGCGGGCTCAAGGACGCCAAGACCACATTCCTGGTCGGGTTGGGCTGTTACTGGCTGATTGGCGCACCCGCCGCGTGGTGGATGGCCTTCCATGTGCACTGGGGGCCGACGGGCGTCTGGTGGGGGCTGGCGCTGGGGCTGGCGTTTGCGGCGGTCAGCCTGACGCTGGCGTTCGAGTGGAAGATGAAGCGGATGATTCGGCAGGAGCCGTCGTCACACCAGCGTTTCGAAATCCCTCAGCCAGACTGA
- a CDS encoding LysR substrate-binding domain-containing protein has translation MSRRLPPLYALRAFEAAARHSSFTRAAEELSITQSAVSRHIRTLEEHFACRLFHRSGRNLQLTESARLILPGIRDGFSALERACNTLRAEDDILRMKAPSTLTMRWLLARLSRFRHLQPGNEVQLTSAWMDIDSVDFNQEPFDCAVILSNGHFPPDWEATLLFPEELIPVGAPNLLNDQPWDVARLASTELLHPTPDRRDWRSWLDRMGLTDQVSLKGGQVFDTLELGMIAAARGYGVSMGDLLMVAEDVAQGRLSLPWPTAVASGENYYLVWPKTRPGGDRLRRLSDFLLGEVRAMELPDVQRLS, from the coding sequence ATGTCTCGTCGTCTTCCTCCCTTATATGCCTTGCGCGCATTTGAAGCGGCGGCTCGGCATAGCTCGTTTACTCGCGCCGCCGAAGAATTGTCGATCACCCAGAGTGCCGTCAGCCGACACATTCGTACACTCGAAGAGCATTTTGCCTGTCGGCTGTTTCACCGTAGTGGACGCAACCTGCAGTTGACCGAGTCGGCGCGCCTGATTTTGCCGGGCATTCGTGACGGTTTCTCCGCCCTGGAACGCGCTTGCAATACCTTGCGCGCCGAAGACGACATCCTGCGCATGAAAGCCCCTTCGACATTGACCATGCGCTGGCTGCTGGCGCGGCTCAGCCGCTTTCGGCACCTGCAGCCGGGCAATGAAGTGCAACTGACCAGTGCCTGGATGGACATCGACTCGGTGGACTTCAATCAGGAACCGTTCGACTGCGCCGTGATCCTCAGCAACGGGCATTTCCCGCCGGACTGGGAAGCGACGCTGCTGTTCCCGGAGGAGCTGATTCCGGTGGGCGCGCCGAATCTTCTGAACGATCAGCCGTGGGACGTTGCACGCCTGGCCAGCACCGAACTGCTGCACCCGACGCCGGATCGTCGCGACTGGCGCAGTTGGCTGGACCGCATGGGCCTGACCGATCAGGTCTCGCTCAAGGGCGGGCAGGTGTTCGACACATTGGAGCTGGGCATGATTGCCGCCGCGCGGGGCTACGGCGTGTCCATGGGGGATTTGCTGATGGTGGCGGAGGATGTCGCGCAGGGGCGTCTGAGTTTGCCGTGGCCGACCGCCGTTGCCAGTGGTGAGAATTATTACCTTGTCTGGCCGAAAACCCGCCCCGGAGGTGATCGTTTGCGCCGGCTCAGCGATTTTCTGTTGGGTGAAGTCCGGGCGATGGAATTACCGGATGTGCAGCGTTTGAGCTGA
- a CDS encoding ABC transporter permease, whose translation MNPWINQVRLLGSLALQDLWHDRKVSLCIAASLVAVIAPLLLLFGLKHGVVSQLQDELLRDPRNLEVKMLSNGNYDSAWIERLRQLPETGFALGQTRSLNTQADLLMGMQRFVEGAEIIATEPGDPQLNLASLNPVGNQVILSASAAQRLQAKVGDSVQLRALRRLEGVNERGEITLTVLAVLDGARFGRAAGFVAPPLLLNLERFRDGYEVSAFGVATGKPLDNLQPLYARARVYARDIDQVAPLERWLNEQHIETSSRLADIDNVKAINHVLGLIFGVIAMAALIGCVASMVGAFLANIDRKRKSLAVLRLLGFKRRAVGGFVVVQALLLSLAGYVGGLGFYAVGSHLFDYLLGSSQATGTFVCHITVWHGLGALLLTILVAALVAVIGALRAINIQPAESLREL comes from the coding sequence TTGAACCCATGGATTAATCAAGTGCGCCTGTTGGGCTCATTGGCGCTGCAAGACCTCTGGCACGACCGCAAGGTCTCGCTGTGCATCGCCGCCTCCCTGGTGGCGGTGATCGCGCCGTTGTTGCTGCTGTTTGGTCTCAAGCACGGGGTGGTCAGCCAGTTGCAGGACGAACTGCTGCGCGACCCGCGCAACCTTGAAGTGAAGATGCTCAGCAACGGCAACTACGACAGCGCCTGGATCGAGCGTTTGCGCCAGCTCCCCGAGACCGGCTTTGCCCTCGGCCAGACGCGCTCGCTCAATACCCAGGCTGATTTGCTGATGGGCATGCAACGCTTTGTCGAAGGTGCGGAAATCATTGCCACCGAACCGGGCGACCCGCAACTGAACCTCGCGTCGCTCAACCCGGTCGGCAATCAAGTGATCCTCAGCGCCAGCGCCGCGCAACGCTTGCAGGCCAAGGTCGGCGACAGTGTGCAACTGCGGGCGCTGCGCCGCCTGGAAGGTGTCAATGAACGCGGCGAGATAACACTGACGGTGCTCGCCGTGCTCGACGGTGCACGTTTCGGTCGCGCCGCCGGGTTTGTCGCCCCGCCGTTGCTGTTGAACCTGGAGCGCTTTCGCGATGGCTATGAGGTCAGTGCGTTCGGCGTTGCCACCGGCAAGCCTCTGGACAACCTGCAACCGCTGTATGCCCGTGCCCGGGTGTATGCGCGCGACATCGATCAAGTGGCGCCACTGGAGCGCTGGCTCAACGAACAACACATCGAAACGTCGAGCCGACTGGCCGACATCGACAACGTCAAAGCCATCAACCATGTGCTGGGGCTGATTTTCGGGGTTATCGCCATGGCGGCGCTGATTGGCTGTGTGGCGTCGATGGTCGGCGCGTTCCTGGCCAACATCGACCGCAAGCGCAAAAGCCTCGCGGTGCTGCGCCTGCTGGGTTTCAAACGCAGGGCCGTCGGTGGTTTCGTGGTCGTGCAAGCGCTGTTGCTGAGCCTGGCCGGTTACGTGGGCGGGTTGGGCTTCTATGCCGTTGGCAGTCATTTGTTCGACTATTTGCTCGGCAGCAGCCAGGCCACCGGCACTTTCGTGTGCCACATTACGGTCTGGCATGGCCTTGGCGCCCTGCTCCTGACCATTCTGGTCGCTGCGCTGGTGGCCGTGATCGGCGCCCTGCGAGCCATCAACATCCAACCTGCGGAGAGTCTGCGTGAGCTATAA
- a CDS encoding SUMF1/EgtB/PvdO family nonheme iron enzyme, translating into MSYKRFGLLLPLSLGYLLDASAAGWEEKYYNPMPDAADVVLPMPCEGSMVFRKVFIPVAGPLDDYPINIGQDGAEYGYVEQTRPTFIAGSFTGAKNDKSRYYLMAKYEMSQLQYAALTEETCPTAATKMRLPQVAVSWVQAIEAADKYNLWLRKNAADKLPKEDGALGFLRLPTEVEWEFAARGGLEVGAAEFRDTHYPMPEGINAYEWFAGAQSSNGKLQLSGLQKPNPLGLHDMLGNVDEMMFEPFRLNKLDRQHGQAGGYVVRGGNYLTAQADLRTALRKEEPYYNADGQVKNKTTGLRLVLVSPTLTSRERVASIENSWKKLGTGSKETESADKGTVQSLNSLASGVEDKALKEKLQALENQLRASNQQQEETRDQAIRASLNLGAFLCTKMLDDGQYVDFLQKNYKLNCEAAEKDASCDMRKGKLEEQKDRLHKLSRYYASSLVESATLYGQPLLEKQVPVMEEIITRNKQLQDLKPYLRTHWANQKAFLQKQKIDTEAWLTSCKTVTQ; encoded by the coding sequence GTGAGCTATAAACGTTTTGGCTTGCTATTGCCCCTGAGCCTTGGCTATCTGCTCGACGCCTCGGCTGCGGGCTGGGAAGAGAAGTATTACAACCCGATGCCGGACGCCGCCGACGTGGTGCTGCCGATGCCCTGCGAAGGCTCGATGGTCTTTCGCAAGGTGTTCATTCCGGTGGCAGGGCCGCTCGATGACTACCCGATCAACATCGGTCAGGACGGCGCGGAATATGGCTACGTCGAACAGACGCGGCCGACGTTCATCGCCGGCAGTTTTACCGGCGCCAAGAACGACAAGTCCCGCTACTACCTGATGGCCAAGTACGAGATGAGTCAGTTGCAATACGCCGCACTGACCGAAGAAACCTGCCCGACGGCTGCGACCAAGATGCGCTTGCCGCAAGTGGCGGTGAGCTGGGTGCAAGCCATCGAAGCCGCCGACAAATACAACCTGTGGCTGCGCAAGAACGCCGCCGACAAGTTGCCCAAGGAAGACGGCGCGCTGGGCTTCTTGCGCCTGCCGACTGAAGTCGAGTGGGAGTTCGCCGCACGCGGCGGGCTGGAAGTCGGCGCCGCTGAATTCCGCGACACGCACTACCCGATGCCCGAAGGGATCAACGCCTACGAGTGGTTCGCCGGGGCGCAATCGTCCAACGGCAAGCTGCAATTGTCTGGCCTGCAAAAGCCCAATCCGCTGGGCCTGCATGACATGCTCGGCAACGTCGACGAAATGATGTTCGAACCGTTTCGCCTGAACAAACTCGACCGCCAGCACGGTCAGGCAGGCGGCTACGTGGTCCGTGGCGGCAACTACCTGACCGCGCAAGCCGACCTGCGTACTGCGTTGCGCAAGGAGGAGCCGTATTACAATGCCGATGGCCAGGTGAAAAACAAAACCACCGGCCTGCGACTGGTACTGGTCTCGCCGACCCTGACCTCCCGCGAGCGCGTCGCCAGCATTGAAAACAGCTGGAAGAAACTTGGCACCGGCAGCAAAGAAACCGAGTCTGCCGACAAAGGCACCGTTCAATCCTTGAACAGCCTGGCCTCGGGCGTCGAAGACAAAGCCCTCAAGGAAAAGCTCCAGGCCCTGGAAAACCAGTTGCGCGCCAGCAACCAGCAACAGGAAGAAACCCGCGACCAGGCGATCCGCGCCAGCCTGAACCTGGGCGCGTTCCTGTGCACCAAGATGCTCGACGACGGCCAGTACGTGGACTTCCTGCAAAAGAACTACAAGCTCAATTGCGAAGCTGCGGAAAAGGACGCGAGCTGCGACATGCGCAAAGGCAAGCTCGAGGAGCAGAAGGATCGCCTGCACAAACTCAGCCGTTACTACGCCAGCAGCCTGGTGGAATCGGCGACCTTGTACGGCCAGCCACTGCTTGAAAAACAGGTTCCGGTGATGGAAGAAATCATCACCCGCAACAAACAGCTGCAAGACCTCAAACCGTACTTGCGCACCCACTGGGCCAATCAGAAGGCGTTCCTGCAAAAGCAGAAGATCGACACTGAGGCCTGGCTGACCAGCTGCAAAACCGTCACTCAATAA
- a CDS encoding methyl-accepting chemotaxis protein produces MSQPRARIASQLGLALAVILAIVITGSTVFALRSLDTANLATREEHLASEARLLADQLSTFHGTLRESTQRLSGLFEKRFSSGLSLHPDEPVTVAGVQTPGLHLGSEVLNNNFKEVDEFKQMTAGVATLFVRSGEDFIRVSTSLTKQDGNRAIGTLLDHAHPAYARLMAGQSYVGRALLFERSYMTQYTPVRDSSGKVIAVLFVGFDYTDAQNAQFANLKRFRIGQTGSLALLDEQNKWLVPPAGVQAPDQAISAIVDLAKTPGKGDFWSDKSEDFYSVAVPFDGGPWSVVANMPKAEISAVTWSVGIQLAIGSLLAMLIAVGSAVWLLRSKLAPLSDLVRQAEALGAGDLSVRLNVSSNDEIGQLARAFNQMSQALSTMVEHIRKASQEVNSRAQALSGLSGGAYEGMEQQSGEITSMAGAVEEFSATSLNIADNMGNTQRLAQENAQQTQIGRTSMDEASSSLEQIASALNSTATVINTLGQRSQEIGGIVGVITSIAEQTNLLALNAAIEAARAGEQGRGFAVVADEVRNLASRTRQATDEISGMISSIQQETGNAISTMEQGNVLMQEGLSRNANVASALARIDEQSRSAGQQFAAITTATQEQSSTATLLSSNLQSIALANSEQREVVSNLAVTAKELEKLAADLRQEVDRFR; encoded by the coding sequence ATGTCTCAACCCCGTGCCCGGATTGCCTCACAGCTTGGCCTCGCGCTTGCCGTGATTCTGGCGATTGTCATCACTGGCAGTACCGTGTTCGCCCTGCGTTCGCTGGACACTGCTAACCTCGCCACCCGCGAAGAGCACCTGGCCAGTGAAGCCCGTTTGCTGGCCGATCAGTTGAGTACCTTCCACGGTACTTTGCGCGAAAGCACCCAGCGTCTGAGCGGCCTGTTCGAGAAGCGCTTCAGCTCCGGCCTGAGCCTGCACCCGGATGAGCCGGTGACGGTGGCCGGTGTGCAGACCCCGGGGCTGCACCTGGGCAGCGAAGTGTTGAACAACAACTTCAAGGAAGTCGACGAGTTCAAGCAAATGACCGCCGGTGTGGCCACGTTGTTCGTGCGCAGTGGCGAAGACTTCATTCGGGTCAGCACCTCCCTGACCAAACAGGACGGCAACCGCGCCATCGGCACGCTGCTTGACCACGCCCACCCGGCTTATGCGCGTTTGATGGCGGGGCAGAGCTATGTGGGTCGCGCGCTGCTCTTCGAGCGTTCCTACATGACGCAATACACCCCCGTACGCGACAGCAGCGGCAAGGTGATTGCCGTGCTGTTCGTAGGGTTCGATTACACCGACGCGCAGAACGCCCAGTTCGCCAACCTCAAGCGCTTCCGTATCGGCCAGACCGGTTCGCTGGCGCTGCTGGATGAACAAAACAAATGGCTGGTGCCGCCGGCGGGCGTGCAGGCACCGGATCAAGCCATTTCGGCCATCGTCGACCTGGCGAAAACACCGGGCAAGGGTGATTTCTGGAGCGACAAGTCGGAAGACTTCTACAGCGTGGCGGTGCCGTTCGACGGCGGGCCATGGTCGGTGGTGGCGAACATGCCAAAAGCCGAAATCAGTGCGGTGACCTGGAGTGTCGGCATTCAATTGGCCATCGGCAGTCTGCTGGCGATGTTGATCGCGGTCGGTTCAGCCGTCTGGCTGTTACGCAGCAAACTCGCGCCGCTGAGCGATCTGGTGCGCCAGGCCGAAGCCTTGGGCGCCGGTGATTTGAGCGTGCGGCTGAACGTGTCGAGCAACGATGAGATCGGTCAACTGGCCCGCGCGTTCAACCAGATGAGCCAGGCCCTGTCGACCATGGTCGAGCACATCCGCAAAGCCTCGCAGGAGGTCAATAGCCGTGCCCAGGCATTGTCCGGCCTGTCCGGTGGCGCTTATGAAGGGATGGAGCAACAGTCCGGCGAAATCACCAGCATGGCCGGCGCCGTGGAAGAGTTCAGCGCCACGTCCCTGAACATTGCCGACAACATGGGCAACACTCAGCGTCTGGCCCAGGAAAACGCACAACAAACTCAGATCGGTCGGACGTCGATGGACGAAGCGTCCTCGTCGCTGGAGCAAATCGCCAGCGCGCTGAACAGCACCGCGACGGTGATCAACACCCTCGGTCAGCGCTCTCAGGAAATCGGCGGCATCGTCGGGGTGATCACCTCGATTGCCGAACAGACCAACCTGCTGGCACTGAACGCCGCCATCGAAGCGGCCCGCGCCGGTGAACAGGGCCGTGGTTTTGCGGTGGTTGCCGATGAGGTGCGCAACCTGGCTTCGCGTACTCGTCAGGCCACTGACGAAATTTCCGGGATGATCAGCAGCATCCAGCAGGAAACCGGCAACGCCATCAGCACCATGGAGCAGGGCAATGTGTTGATGCAGGAAGGTTTGTCGCGTAACGCCAACGTGGCTTCGGCCTTGGCGCGAATCGACGAGCAGAGCCGTTCGGCCGGTCAGCAGTTTGCGGCGATTACCACCGCGACCCAGGAGCAAAGCAGCACCGCAACGTTGCTCAGCAGCAACCTGCAAAGCATTGCGCTGGCCAACAGTGAGCAGCGCGAAGTGGTGTCCAACCTGGCGGTGACGGCCAAGGAGCTGGAGAAGCTCGCGGCGGACTTGCGCCAAGAGGTTGACCGGTTTCGTTGA
- a CDS encoding ABC transporter ATP-binding protein → MLDIKNLLVRRGDGALAHHVRLPHLQVGAGEILAITGESGSGKSTLLEAIGLLLAPVELERFRLGPTSAAPAQDIAQLLASDDQPALAAVRSRHLGFILQSGGLLPFLSVRDNISLPRRLLGMSAKSEHIDHAVDVLRLSGLLDKQPQALSIGERQRVACVRAIAHEPVLLLADEPTAALDPHSARRLFELLLSLVSNMGLSALVVSHDWALLKSFGLPRLGAVSRQGETLFEPMD, encoded by the coding sequence ATGCTCGATATCAAGAACCTGCTGGTGCGTCGTGGTGACGGCGCGCTGGCCCACCACGTGCGCCTGCCGCACTTGCAGGTTGGCGCCGGAGAAATCCTCGCCATCACCGGCGAGAGTGGCAGCGGCAAAAGTACATTGCTCGAAGCCATCGGCCTGTTGCTCGCGCCTGTCGAACTCGAGCGCTTTCGTCTGGGCCCGACGTCAGCGGCACCGGCTCAAGACATCGCTCAACTGCTCGCCAGCGACGACCAGCCCGCCCTGGCGGCGGTGCGTTCACGGCATTTGGGATTCATTTTGCAGAGCGGCGGCTTGCTGCCGTTCCTCAGCGTGCGTGACAACATCAGCCTGCCGCGCCGTTTGCTCGGGATGTCGGCGAAGAGCGAGCACATCGACCACGCTGTTGACGTGTTGCGCCTGAGCGGGTTGCTGGATAAACAACCGCAGGCATTGTCGATCGGCGAACGCCAGCGCGTTGCCTGCGTTCGGGCCATTGCCCATGAACCGGTGCTGCTGCTGGCCGACGAACCGACCGCCGCGCTCGACCCCCACAGCGCCCGGCGTTTGTTCGAGTTGCTGCTGAGCCTGGTGTCGAACATGGGCTTGAGTGCACTGGTGGTGTCCCATGATTGGGCCTTGCTGAAGTCTTTCGGCTTGCCGCGACTGGGTGCTGTCAGCCGTCAGGGAGAGACACTGTTTGAACCCATGGATTAA
- a CDS encoding VWA domain-containing protein, which produces MQRVIRDAQATPEGMSALQAKVALIQKHFPPTVASLFAIPRMGSGDVLEWWTELGGQPTPYADLNEDAQRRLLETYEVRQTSLGQLADELQKRGQPTVADDLRSLLGTPELDKLYSLNGEPLVVRWNQRPPKPIVPPVVPVAPIVPPSRRGWWIAAALLALLLLLLALWLWWFLHREPVVVAPPVAPVAPVVTPVEKPVEPVPEPVVEPEPAPEPEPAPKPVPPPKPVPPPKPVVAAPPPPPPPPPPPPPPPAPTLDNFACRKKAPDAKIPQFVVVLDTSGSMDLNIKSVKADEDWFFGNELNKYLDVNRTQQIFAKPSRMDVAKDSLAGMINGLDPKIDTRLITFAGCERTPDQGVFRFGDRPRLINGIRGLVPNDGTPLADSLAYAASTVDGRNNDAVIVMFVDGEDGCQKDACAVSRRIAKEQPRLRVNVVKIGAGGPSRCIAENTGGRVYNSTNASELANQLKQASKEVSSNAKCD; this is translated from the coding sequence ATGCAGCGGGTCATCAGGGATGCGCAAGCCACACCGGAGGGGATGAGTGCGCTGCAAGCCAAAGTCGCCCTCATCCAGAAACACTTTCCGCCGACCGTCGCCAGTCTCTTCGCCATCCCGCGAATGGGCAGTGGTGACGTGCTGGAATGGTGGACCGAACTGGGTGGGCAACCCACGCCCTACGCCGACCTCAACGAGGACGCGCAACGACGTTTGCTGGAAACCTATGAAGTGCGTCAGACGTCCCTGGGACAGCTGGCGGACGAACTGCAAAAACGCGGTCAGCCCACGGTAGCGGATGACCTGCGCAGCCTGCTCGGCACGCCTGAGCTGGACAAACTCTACAGCCTCAACGGTGAGCCGTTGGTGGTGCGCTGGAACCAGCGTCCGCCAAAACCGATCGTACCGCCGGTTGTTCCGGTGGCGCCGATCGTACCGCCGTCACGGCGTGGCTGGTGGATTGCGGCAGCCCTGCTCGCGCTGCTGTTGCTGCTTCTGGCGCTGTGGCTCTGGTGGTTCCTGCACCGTGAACCGGTCGTCGTGGCTCCGCCGGTAGCGCCTGTTGCGCCAGTGGTAACGCCGGTGGAAAAACCGGTCGAGCCTGTTCCCGAGCCTGTTGTGGAACCGGAGCCTGCTCCAGAACCAGAACCCGCGCCAAAACCAGTGCCACCACCCAAGCCGGTCCCACCACCAAAACCGGTAGTGGCCGCGCCGCCGCCACCACCGCCGCCACCGCCGCCACCGCCGCCACCTCCGGCCCCGACGCTGGATAACTTCGCCTGTCGCAAAAAAGCGCCTGACGCCAAGATCCCGCAATTCGTGGTGGTGCTCGACACCTCAGGCTCGATGGATTTGAACATCAAGTCCGTGAAAGCCGACGAAGACTGGTTCTTCGGCAATGAGCTGAACAAGTACCTGGACGTGAACCGCACCCAACAGATCTTCGCCAAGCCGAGCCGCATGGACGTCGCCAAGGACTCGTTGGCCGGCATGATCAACGGGCTGGACCCGAAGATCGACACGCGCCTGATCACCTTCGCCGGTTGTGAAAGAACACCGGACCAGGGCGTGTTCAGATTTGGCGATCGCCCGCGGCTGATCAATGGGATTCGAGGCCTGGTTCCCAACGACGGTACACCGCTGGCTGACAGCCTGGCCTACGCGGCCAGCACCGTTGACGGGCGCAATAACGATGCCGTGATCGTGATGTTCGTCGACGGTGAAGACGGCTGCCAGAAAGACGCCTGCGCCGTGTCGCGCCGAATCGCCAAGGAACAACCGCGACTGCGGGTCAACGTGGTGAAAATCGGCGCCGGTGGCCCGTCGCGCTGCATCGCCGAAAACACTGGTGGCCGGGTTTACAACAGCACCAATGCGTCTGAATTGGCCAATCAGTTGAAACAGGCAAGCAAGGAAGTATCTAGCAATGCAAAGTGCGACTAG
- a CDS encoding bifunctional diguanylate cyclase/phosphodiesterase codes for MSTPVEPLRLLLLAEEPAWAALLRECLAPMGSSAVLISAPSWESVSSLFDDNRNAVLLTVPALQPLPGRCSLPTVLLLEHEPVTTPDSVSDWLVRDLLDAGMLRRCLRHVRERGLLENTLQRLAEQDPLTGIANRQGFQTLLAARLAENDGRGLALGHLDLDNFRHANDALGHQAGDRLILQVVARLKSQLEAGDQLARLGSDEFALLIDTRRAPQRAEWMAERITEALAEPYWVDGESLLIGSSLGIAHARVQAGADPLMWHAHIAMQQAKSTQGCTFHIFNERINRNARSMADLESELRRALRRDELELHYQPRLNLDDGQIVGLEALVRWRHAERGLLPPSEFVPLAEQSGLIVPLGYWVISRALRDMQALREQGLPALHMAINLSFRQFQDSQLLSTLSRLIAERGVEAQWLEFELTETAVMRRSDLVKQTMDALGRLGVRFSLDDFGTGFSSFVHLNSLPIALLKVDKSFVGGMEEREENRKLVHAMINLAHNLNLEVVAEGVETPEQLDLLRGFGCDQVQGYLISKPLPLAELVEYLTSASDQQPVLEVVN; via the coding sequence TTGTCTACGCCTGTCGAACCCTTGCGTTTGCTGTTACTGGCCGAAGAGCCAGCGTGGGCAGCGTTGTTGCGCGAGTGTCTGGCTCCGATGGGGAGCTCGGCCGTGCTCATCAGCGCGCCGAGCTGGGAGTCGGTCAGCAGTTTGTTCGATGACAACCGTAACGCGGTGTTGTTGACTGTTCCTGCACTTCAGCCGCTACCGGGTCGTTGCAGCTTGCCGACGGTGTTGTTGCTCGAGCACGAGCCAGTGACGACGCCCGACAGCGTGAGTGACTGGCTGGTGCGTGACCTGCTCGATGCCGGCATGCTGCGCCGTTGCCTGCGGCATGTGCGCGAGCGTGGCTTGCTGGAAAACACCTTGCAGCGTCTGGCCGAGCAAGACCCGTTGACCGGCATCGCCAATCGCCAGGGTTTTCAGACCCTGCTGGCAGCGCGCCTCGCAGAAAACGACGGCCGGGGCCTGGCCCTCGGTCACCTGGACCTCGACAACTTCCGTCACGCCAACGATGCCCTCGGCCACCAGGCCGGCGACCGATTGATTCTGCAAGTGGTCGCTCGGCTCAAAAGCCAACTTGAGGCCGGCGACCAACTGGCGCGCCTGGGCAGTGACGAATTCGCCCTGCTGATCGACACCCGCCGTGCACCTCAGCGCGCCGAATGGATGGCCGAGCGCATCACCGAAGCACTGGCAGAACCTTACTGGGTCGACGGCGAAAGCCTGTTGATCGGGTCCAGCCTGGGCATTGCCCACGCCCGGGTCCAGGCCGGCGCCGACCCGCTGATGTGGCACGCGCACATCGCCATGCAGCAAGCCAAGAGCACGCAAGGCTGCACCTTTCACATCTTCAACGAACGCATCAACCGCAACGCCCGCAGCATGGCCGATCTCGAAAGCGAGTTGCGCCGGGCTTTGCGCCGTGACGAACTGGAACTGCACTACCAACCCCGCCTGAACCTGGATGACGGCCAGATCGTCGGCCTTGAAGCCCTGGTGCGCTGGCGGCACGCCGAGCGCGGTTTGTTGCCACCGAGCGAATTCGTACCGCTGGCCGAGCAAAGCGGTTTGATCGTGCCGCTCGGTTACTGGGTGATTTCCCGGGCCCTGCGCGACATGCAGGCCTTGCGTGAGCAGGGGCTGCCGGCGTTGCACATGGCGATCAACCTGTCGTTCCGGCAGTTTCAGGACAGCCAATTGCTGTCCACGTTGAGCCGGTTGATTGCCGAGCGTGGTGTCGAAGCGCAGTGGCTTGAATTCGAACTGACGGAAACCGCGGTGATGCGTCGCAGCGATCTGGTCAAGCAAACCATGGACGCCCTCGGGCGGCTGGGCGTGCGCTTCTCGCTGGATGACTTCGGCACCGGGTTCTCGTCCTTCGTGCACCTCAACAGCCTGCCGATCGCGTTGCTGAAGGTCGACAAGAGCTTTGTCGGCGGCATGGAAGAACGTGAGGAGAATCGCAAACTGGTCCACGCGATGATCAACCTGGCGCACAACCTCAATCTCGAGGTGGTTGCCGAAGGGGTGGAAACACCGGAACAGCTGGATCTGTTGCGCGGTTTTGGCTGCGATCAGGTGCAGGGCTACCTGATCAGCAAGCCACTGCCGTTGGCGGAGCTGGTTGAGTATTTGACGTCAGCCAGCGATCAGCAGCCAGTGCTGGAAGTCGTGAACTAG